In one window of Bradyrhizobium diazoefficiens DNA:
- a CDS encoding acyl-CoA thioesterase gives MSEQASTEPSGDLCIRTLAMPADTNANGDIFGGWLLSQMDVGGGVFASKAAKSRTVTVAIEAMNFRKAVYVGDLVSVYANLVRVGRTSLTVHLEAWALRRRELRPILVTDGNFTYVSIDDNGHPQPIQRDDPPMAT, from the coding sequence ATGAGCGAGCAAGCGAGTACCGAGCCCAGCGGCGATCTCTGCATCCGCACGCTGGCGATGCCCGCCGACACCAACGCCAATGGCGACATCTTCGGCGGCTGGCTGCTCAGCCAGATGGACGTCGGCGGCGGCGTGTTTGCTTCGAAAGCCGCGAAGTCGCGCACGGTGACGGTCGCGATCGAGGCGATGAATTTTCGCAAAGCCGTCTATGTCGGCGATCTCGTCTCGGTCTATGCCAATCTCGTGCGCGTCGGCCGCACCTCGCTCACCGTGCATCTCGAGGCCTGGGCGCTGCGACGACGAGAGCTGCGGCCGATCCTCGTGACCGACGGAAATTTCACCTACGTCTCGATCGACGACAACGGCCATCCGCAGCCGATCCAGCGCGACGATCCGCCGATGGCGACGTAA
- a CDS encoding 3-hydroxyacyl-CoA dehydrogenase NAD-binding domain-containing protein, translated as MDSKIMTALGDRMLALGPQPATDGPYKHFKLTRDADGVAWLLFDRADASANTLSSDVMEEFDAVLAVIETERPAGLVIRSAKPSGFIAGADVNEFRGVSDPGMVETRIRAAHAVVDHLEVLKLPTVAVIHGFCLGGGLEVALACQSRIAIEGARFGFPEVMLGLHPGLGGTARFTALVNPTQSMALMLTGRTIDARRAKALGLVDTVTQERHVRNAVKDALFGRLKRAKPGLLTRAANLGPVRGLLAKRMRSEAAKAAPREHYPAPYALIDLWETHGGSKAAMLQAEQISFAKLMVIPTAQNLIRVFFLREQMKKAAGSGNSIKHVHVIGAGAMGGDIAAWCAGQGVRVSLADMTAEPIAGAVKRAAELYGKIIRKPTEVRDALDRLIPDMDGEGARNADLVIEAVPEKLELKQKVYAGLEPQMKPGAILATNTSSIPLQDLRNGLARPERLVGLHFFNPVSRLQLVEVVSHDGNDAQVLKEALAFVGAIDRLPLSVKSSPGFLVNRALTPYMLEAMVMLDEKTDQRLIDAAAEQFGMPMGPIELADQVGLDICLDVGDMLRTRFGDLLPPTPAWLREKVAKGELGRKTGKGFYTWRDGKAEKAPLPETGPRGTDQMIDRLVLPMSNVCVAALREGIVDDPDAVDGAMIFGTGYAPFRGGPLNYARTRGVENIVSTLRALAERFGGRFAPDPGWDNFK; from the coding sequence ATGGATTCGAAGATCATGACCGCGCTTGGCGACCGCATGCTGGCGCTCGGACCTCAGCCCGCGACCGATGGTCCGTATAAGCACTTCAAGCTGACGCGCGACGCCGACGGCGTCGCCTGGCTGTTATTCGATCGCGCCGATGCCAGCGCCAACACGCTCTCCTCCGACGTGATGGAGGAGTTCGACGCCGTGCTCGCGGTGATCGAGACCGAGCGGCCCGCCGGGCTCGTGATCCGCTCCGCAAAGCCGTCCGGCTTCATCGCCGGCGCCGACGTCAACGAATTCCGCGGCGTTAGCGATCCCGGGATGGTGGAGACGCGCATCCGCGCCGCGCATGCCGTGGTGGATCATCTGGAAGTGCTGAAGCTGCCGACGGTCGCGGTCATCCACGGCTTCTGCCTCGGCGGCGGCCTCGAGGTCGCGTTGGCCTGCCAGTCGCGCATCGCCATCGAGGGCGCGCGCTTCGGCTTTCCGGAGGTGATGCTGGGCCTGCATCCCGGCCTCGGCGGCACGGCGCGCTTTACCGCGCTGGTCAATCCGACCCAGTCGATGGCGTTGATGCTGACTGGCCGCACCATCGATGCGCGCCGCGCCAAGGCGCTCGGCCTCGTCGATACCGTCACGCAGGAGCGCCACGTCCGCAACGCCGTGAAGGACGCGTTGTTCGGCCGCCTGAAGCGGGCCAAGCCCGGCCTTCTCACCCGTGCGGCCAATCTCGGCCCCGTGCGCGGGCTGCTCGCCAAGCGCATGCGCTCGGAAGCTGCCAAAGCCGCGCCTCGTGAGCATTATCCGGCGCCTTACGCGTTGATCGATCTCTGGGAGACGCATGGCGGCAGCAAGGCCGCGATGCTGCAGGCGGAGCAGATCTCCTTCGCCAAACTGATGGTGATACCGACCGCGCAGAATCTGATCCGCGTGTTCTTCCTGCGCGAGCAGATGAAGAAGGCCGCCGGCTCCGGCAACAGCATCAAGCACGTCCACGTCATCGGCGCTGGCGCCATGGGCGGTGATATCGCGGCCTGGTGTGCGGGGCAGGGGGTGCGCGTCTCGCTCGCCGACATGACGGCTGAGCCGATCGCCGGCGCAGTGAAGCGCGCGGCCGAGCTCTACGGCAAGATCATCCGCAAGCCGACCGAGGTGCGAGATGCGCTCGATCGGCTGATCCCCGACATGGACGGCGAGGGCGCCCGCAACGCGGATCTGGTCATCGAGGCGGTGCCGGAAAAGCTCGAGCTCAAGCAGAAAGTCTATGCCGGCCTCGAGCCGCAGATGAAGCCGGGCGCGATCCTTGCGACCAACACCTCGAGCATTCCGCTGCAGGATCTGCGCAACGGCCTGGCGCGGCCGGAGCGTCTCGTCGGCCTGCACTTCTTCAATCCGGTGTCGCGGCTGCAGCTGGTCGAGGTCGTCAGCCACGATGGCAACGATGCGCAGGTGCTGAAGGAGGCACTCGCTTTCGTCGGCGCCATCGACCGCCTGCCGCTGTCCGTGAAGAGCTCGCCCGGCTTCCTCGTCAATCGCGCGCTGACGCCCTACATGCTGGAAGCGATGGTGATGCTGGACGAGAAGACCGACCAGCGCCTGATCGACGCGGCCGCCGAGCAGTTCGGCATGCCGATGGGACCGATCGAACTGGCCGATCAGGTCGGGCTCGACATCTGTCTCGACGTCGGCGACATGCTGCGCACCAGGTTCGGCGATCTCCTGCCGCCGACGCCGGCCTGGCTGCGCGAGAAAGTTGCCAAGGGTGAGCTCGGCCGCAAGACCGGCAAGGGCTTTTACACCTGGAGGGACGGTAAGGCGGAGAAGGCGCCATTGCCCGAGACCGGTCCGCGCGGCACCGACCAGATGATCGACAGGCTGGTACTGCCGATGTCCAATGTCTGCGTCGCCGCCTTGCGCGAAGGCATCGTCGACGATCCCGATGCAGTCGACGGCGCCATGATCTTCGGCACCGGCTACGCGCCGTTCCGAGGTGGTCCGCTCAATTACGCGCGGACGCGCGGCGTGGAAAATATCGTATCCACCTTGCGCGCGCTGGCCGAGCGATTCGGTGGGCGCTTCGCACCCGATCCGGGCTGGGACAATTTCAAGTGA
- a CDS encoding acetyl-CoA C-acetyltransferase, with the protein MARPVFIVDGSRTPFLKAHSGPGPFTPVDLAVQCGRPLLARQPFSPETFDQVILGCVNVIADEMNPARVAALRLGMGEDMVAFTVQINCGSGMQSIDTAYRYIREGHAEMILAGGTEALSHAPLVWPNSGVRWFAGLATAKGVAAKLAAAFKLRPRYLKPIIGLERGLTDPITELNMGQTAEVVGHLFGITRAQSDAYAAESHRRLAHAQGAGFLKGEVETAFSRDGKFFDHDDGVRPDSTAETLAKLRPVFERPWGQVTAGNSSQITDGASWVILASDAAVAKHKLTPKAAIVDSNWAALDPSIMGLGPVMSATPLLQRNNLTIKDVETWELNEAFATQVLGCLAAWNDDKFCREILGLDGAAGEIDREKLNIDGGAISLGHPVGTSGNRIVLHLVNAMKRLGTRRGVATECIGGGLGGAMLIEAV; encoded by the coding sequence TCGCCGTGCAATGTGGACGGCCGCTCTTGGCCCGTCAGCCGTTTTCGCCTGAGACTTTCGACCAGGTCATCCTCGGCTGTGTCAACGTCATCGCCGACGAGATGAACCCGGCGCGCGTCGCCGCGCTCCGGCTCGGCATGGGCGAGGACATGGTCGCTTTCACCGTGCAGATCAATTGCGGCTCCGGCATGCAGTCGATTGATACCGCCTATCGCTACATCCGCGAGGGCCACGCCGAGATGATTTTGGCCGGCGGCACCGAGGCTTTGAGCCATGCCCCGCTGGTCTGGCCGAACTCCGGCGTGCGCTGGTTCGCCGGTCTCGCCACCGCCAAGGGCGTGGCTGCGAAGCTCGCCGCAGCGTTTAAACTCCGGCCGCGCTATCTCAAGCCGATCATTGGGCTTGAGCGCGGGCTCACCGATCCCATCACCGAGCTGAACATGGGCCAGACGGCCGAAGTGGTCGGCCATCTCTTCGGCATTACGCGCGCACAGTCCGATGCTTATGCCGCAGAAAGCCATCGCCGGCTTGCGCACGCGCAAGGCGCGGGTTTTCTCAAGGGCGAGGTCGAGACCGCCTTCTCCCGTGACGGAAAATTCTTCGACCATGATGATGGTGTGCGACCGGACTCGACGGCTGAGACGCTCGCAAAGCTAAGGCCGGTGTTCGAGCGCCCCTGGGGCCAGGTCACCGCCGGCAATTCCTCGCAGATCACCGACGGAGCGTCCTGGGTGATCCTGGCCTCCGACGCGGCGGTCGCAAAACACAAGCTGACGCCTAAGGCGGCCATCGTCGACAGCAATTGGGCCGCGCTCGATCCGAGCATCATGGGACTCGGTCCCGTGATGTCGGCGACGCCGCTGCTCCAGCGCAACAATCTCACCATCAAGGACGTCGAGACCTGGGAGCTGAACGAGGCCTTCGCGACGCAAGTGCTCGGCTGTCTTGCCGCCTGGAATGACGACAAGTTTTGCCGCGAGATTTTGGGACTCGACGGCGCGGCCGGCGAGATCGACCGTGAAAAGCTCAATATCGATGGCGGCGCGATCTCGCTCGGCCATCCCGTCGGCACCTCCGGCAACCGCATCGTGCTGCATCTCGTCAATGCGATGAAGCGGCTCGGTACAAGGCGTGGCGTTGCCACCGAATGCATCGGCGGTGGGCTCGGCGGCGCCATGCTGATTGAGGCGGTGTGA